One region of Elusimicrobiota bacterium genomic DNA includes:
- a CDS encoding MnhB domain-containing protein produces the protein MIKKSQTGMTLIVKTVTRLTTGLILLFGIYIVFNGHIESEGGFAGGVIIALSFIHLMLAYGKEVTLKKMNEKLSEILENLGAIIFIICTVLAMFSGGYFLSNVLGKGKPFELFSVGTMLIYNIAISLIVSAGLFSIFITLVFFRSEKND, from the coding sequence ATGATAAAAAAATCACAAACCGGAATGACATTAATTGTAAAAACAGTTACCAGGTTGACTACCGGATTGATATTGCTTTTTGGTATTTATATAGTTTTTAACGGGCATATTGAATCAGAAGGCGGTTTTGCGGGCGGGGTAATAATTGCGTTATCGTTTATCCATTTAATGCTTGCGTATGGTAAAGAAGTCACGCTTAAAAAAATGAATGAAAAATTAAGCGAAATATTAGAAAATCTTGGTGCCATAATATTTATAATATGTACCGTGTTGGCTATGTTCAGCGGAGGGTATTTTCTTTCAAATGTTTTGGGAAAAGGCAAACCATTCGAATTATTCAGCGTGGGAACAATGTTAATATATAATATAGCAATTAGTTTAATTGTCAGTGCCGGGCTTTTTAGTATATTTATTACACTAGTATTTTTCAGGAGTGAAAAAAATGATTGA
- a CDS encoding nickel-dependent hydrogenase large subunit, with translation MNDKRTIIPIGPYHPLQEEGEFFKLYVEGERVVDMDIEIGYNHRGIEKLSESLHWDQSAFLVERICGICSSSHPFAYVNAVEDLAGFEISVRAKYIRSVVGELERLHSHLLWLGLAGHFIGYNTVWMWSWKYRELVCDILEFISGNRQHYAMMKIGGTRRDIEKKDIPQIEKMCNELVPVLDMFKGAVMDDPVIHARTKGVGILPKDVAIKYCVVGPTARASGLDMDIRRDDPYAAYGMVDWKVILAQNGDVFDKAAVRILEMYESVKIIRGCLEGLKKEPEGNFDLNVKEIPVGEGIGRHEAPRGEVFHYVRSDKSSRPVRHKIRAPSYVNVPSDQYAVKGQTISDAALILAAVDPCYCCTERVAVIDKEKNKKLMNGFDLIKLSQEKTEQIRKAL, from the coding sequence ATGAACGATAAAAGAACAATCATTCCTATCGGTCCGTATCATCCTTTACAGGAAGAAGGAGAATTTTTTAAACTCTATGTTGAAGGTGAAAGAGTGGTTGATATGGATATTGAAATAGGATATAACCACAGGGGGATAGAAAAACTTTCAGAATCACTGCACTGGGACCAGTCGGCGTTTCTAGTTGAAAGGATATGCGGAATTTGTTCTTCGAGCCATCCTTTTGCATATGTAAATGCCGTTGAGGATTTGGCAGGTTTTGAAATTTCTGTTCGTGCAAAATATATTCGTTCGGTTGTAGGTGAATTAGAACGATTACACTCGCATCTTCTGTGGCTTGGTTTAGCAGGGCATTTTATAGGTTACAATACTGTATGGATGTGGAGTTGGAAATATAGGGAATTAGTTTGTGACATATTAGAGTTTATATCAGGCAATCGCCAGCACTATGCAATGATGAAAATTGGCGGTACGCGACGGGACATAGAAAAAAAAGACATTCCTCAGATTGAAAAAATGTGTAATGAATTGGTTCCTGTTTTGGATATGTTCAAAGGTGCTGTAATGGATGACCCTGTTATTCATGCAAGAACAAAAGGTGTAGGAATATTACCAAAGGATGTTGCGATAAAATATTGTGTAGTGGGTCCTACTGCAAGAGCATCAGGTTTAGATATGGATATTCGCAGGGATGATCCATACGCGGCATATGGTATGGTTGACTGGAAAGTTATTTTGGCGCAGAATGGTGATGTTTTTGATAAAGCGGCAGTCCGTATCCTTGAAATGTACGAATCGGTAAAAATTATTCGTGGTTGTCTTGAGGGACTTAAAAAAGAACCGGAAGGCAACTTTGATTTAAATGTAAAAGAAATCCCTGTTGGAGAAGGTATAGGCAGGCACGAAGCACCGAGAGGTGAAGTATTTCATTATGTCCGTTCAGATAAAAGCAGCAGGCCTGTCCGTCACAAAATACGTGCACCTTCTTACGTTAATGTCCCTTCAGACCAATATGCGGTAAAAGGTCAGACAATTTCAGATGCTGCCTTAATTTTAGCAGCAGTTGACCCTTGTTATTGTTGTACGGAAAGAGTTGCTGTCATTGATAAAGAAAAAAACAAAAAACTAATGAACGGTTTTGATTTAATAAAATTGTCGCAAGAAAAAACAGAGCAAATAAGAAAAGCGTTATAG
- a CDS encoding proton-conducting transporter membrane subunit, producing the protein MNLIYYLIGLPILGGIICLLIPKATEVVAVSVSIVTFIVSILAFIIPPPSSEYFVFNVLGGFVVLFVTLFGFLIVLYSLKFMQDLSSEQKISLSQYYCYILLTLGAAIGAVLSNNLILLLVFWGFLGLTLYLLIQINPEPVNNSSEHKNTRTIEHSSSASAAKKTFIIIGGSDCFMILGIAIILLLTGTLQMDKIHIILSSRLAIVTFLCLIIAAFAKAGVMPLHTWVPDMAVSAPIPVTAYLPASLDKLLGIYLLIRICTGFFSFNSQFSTLNFVLMLIGAITIIMAVFMAMIQHDIKKLLSYHAVSQVGYMVLGIGTGNPIGIAGGLFHMLNHAIYKSCLFLCGGSIEYKTKTSDLANLGGLAKYMPITFITCLIAALSISGIPLTNGFVSKWMIYQGIIQVGTTGSTLLTKLWWIFIVAAMFGSALTLASFIKLLHGVFLGQPSEHENIITQEHKNTRTSERLSEVPLSMWLPQVVLAGLCIIFGVFAFQLPLKYFIFPSLSTTNYELLTGFPGFWQPRLATLLIFVGLLIGLVVYLISKVKYRKSDIYIGGEILSDDARVKGVDFYQTIKDIGFFKTMYDLAEEKIFDIYDWFRKIFISIGAILSYMHTGNLHTYLSWSLIGVIILLLVLIR; encoded by the coding sequence ATGAATCTAATTTATTATTTAATCGGATTACCTATATTAGGTGGAATTATTTGTTTATTAATACCTAAGGCGACTGAAGTTGTCGCTGTGTCGGTATCTATTGTAACATTTATTGTAAGTATTTTAGCATTTATTATACCACCACCTTCATCTGAATATTTTGTTTTTAATGTTCTCGGAGGATTTGTCGTTTTATTTGTGACACTTTTCGGGTTTCTAATTGTTTTATATTCACTGAAATTTATGCAGGACTTGAGTAGTGAACAAAAAATTTCCTTGTCACAATATTACTGCTATATTTTATTGACGTTAGGAGCAGCTATCGGTGCAGTTTTGTCAAATAATTTAATATTGTTACTGGTTTTCTGGGGCTTCCTGGGGTTAACGTTATATTTATTAATACAAATTAACCCTGAACCAGTAAACAATTCTTCAGAACATAAGAACACAAGAACAATAGAACATTCTTCTTCAGCTTCTGCAGCTAAAAAAACTTTCATAATAATAGGTGGTTCCGATTGTTTTATGATTCTTGGTATAGCGATAATCTTGTTGTTAACAGGAACACTGCAGATGGATAAGATACATATTATTTTATCATCCCGACTGGCAATAGTTACTTTTTTATGTTTAATAATAGCTGCTTTTGCAAAAGCAGGTGTGATGCCATTGCATACATGGGTACCGGATATGGCAGTATCGGCACCCATTCCTGTAACGGCATATTTACCGGCTTCTTTGGATAAGTTGCTCGGTATTTATTTATTAATCCGAATATGTACCGGCTTTTTTTCTTTCAACTCTCAATTTTCAACTCTAAATTTTGTGCTGATGTTAATTGGTGCAATAACTATAATAATGGCAGTATTTATGGCAATGATACAGCATGATATAAAGAAATTACTTTCGTACCATGCTGTTTCACAGGTAGGGTATATGGTATTAGGAATAGGTACAGGTAACCCTATAGGTATTGCGGGCGGACTTTTTCATATGCTAAATCATGCAATTTATAAATCATGTTTGTTTTTATGTGGTGGTTCTATTGAGTACAAAACAAAAACAAGTGATTTAGCTAATCTTGGCGGATTGGCAAAATATATGCCGATAACATTCATAACTTGCTTAATAGCAGCATTATCAATATCAGGGATACCGCTTACTAACGGGTTTGTATCAAAATGGATGATATATCAAGGAATAATTCAGGTTGGTACTACCGGTTCTACTTTATTGACGAAGTTATGGTGGATATTTATAGTGGCAGCAATGTTCGGTTCTGCACTTACATTAGCATCATTTATTAAACTTCTACATGGAGTATTTCTTGGCCAACCATCAGAACATGAGAACATTATAACACAAGAACACAAGAACACAAGAACATCAGAACGCCTTTCAGAAGTCCCATTGTCCATGTGGTTACCTCAGGTTGTACTTGCCGGATTATGTATAATTTTTGGTGTATTTGCATTCCAGCTTCCATTAAAATATTTTATTTTTCCTTCTCTCTCAACTACGAACTATGAACTATTAACTGGTTTCCCTGGTTTCTGGCAGCCAAGATTGGCAACATTACTTATTTTTGTCGGACTTTTAATAGGTCTTGTTGTTTATTTGATATCTAAAGTTAAGTATCGTAAGTCAGACATATATATAGGTGGCGAGATATTATCTGATGATGCCCGTGTTAAGGGAGTAGATTTTTATCAGACAATAAAAGATATAGGATTTTTTAAAACTATGTATGACCTTGCTGAAGAAAAAATATTTGACATATACGATTGGTTCAGGAAAATATTTATATCAATCGGAGCTATTTTATCATACATGCATACAGGTAATTTACATACATATTTGAGCTGGAGTTTGATAGGCGTAATAATTTTGCTTTTAGTTTTGATCCGTTGA
- a CDS encoding DUF4040 domain-containing protein: MLILKILIIFMIISSIAAIEMKDLLSAVISIGATGLGLSVCFLLLKAPDLAIVQLVVEILVLIILIRGTVDRDGVHYERREVLPYIVVSIFIIVFLICAYYLVNELPRIGYPIMKISKLYLSESFQKIGAPNVVVSILLNYRVYDTLAAATIFFTSVIGVLTIMRKVGKKK, from the coding sequence ATGTTGATATTAAAAATACTGATTATTTTCATGATAATAAGTTCAATCGCTGCTATAGAAATGAAAGATTTACTTTCTGCTGTTATTTCTATAGGTGCTACCGGGTTAGGTTTATCTGTATGTTTCCTTTTGCTTAAAGCGCCGGATTTAGCGATTGTACAGCTTGTTGTTGAAATTTTAGTTTTAATCATACTGATTCGCGGTACAGTTGACCGGGATGGAGTTCATTATGAACGGCGGGAAGTTTTACCATATATAGTAGTCAGCATATTCATTATAGTTTTTCTTATTTGTGCATATTATTTAGTTAATGAGCTCCCAAGGATTGGATATCCGATAATGAAGATATCCAAATTATATCTCAGCGAAAGTTTCCAGAAAATCGGAGCGCCAAATGTGGTTGTTTCTATCTTATTGAATTACCGCGTATATGATACCCTTGCAGCTGCAACTATTTTCTTTACTTCAGTTATAGGCGTTTTGACCATAATGCGAAAAGTGGGTAAGAAAAAATGA
- a CDS encoding sodium:proton antiporter, which produces MIDYFLCIVLFCVGLYAILIKRNLIKIIIGLTIMEYAVNLFLVLIGYKYNATFPIFSRQNVATQQPLNMVDPLPQAMVLTAIIIGLAVTVILVGIAIRLYEKYKTFDIAEIRKLKG; this is translated from the coding sequence ATGATTGATTATTTTCTTTGCATAGTACTTTTTTGTGTTGGATTATATGCAATATTAATAAAGAGAAATTTAATAAAAATTATTATAGGATTGACTATAATGGAATATGCTGTTAACCTGTTTTTAGTACTTATAGGATATAAATATAATGCCACATTCCCGATATTTTCCAGGCAGAATGTAGCGACTCAACAACCGTTAAATATGGTTGACCCGTTACCACAGGCGATGGTTTTAACGGCGATAATAATAGGTTTAGCTGTTACAGTAATACTTGTAGGTATTGCAATAAGATTATACGAAAAATATAAAACCTTTGACATAGCAGAAATCCGAAAACTTAAAGGATAG